In Lotus japonicus ecotype B-129 chromosome 5, LjGifu_v1.2, one genomic interval encodes:
- the LOC130719168 gene encoding uncharacterized protein LOC130719168, whose protein sequence is MELGKLEGVKIGTSEEVEVAVLQFTDDTLLMGGSSLQNVLSMKSLRREIGCGNTVLFWKNEWCESGLLKICFRRLFHLSTQKNCTLRDMTVWVDGRMHWEFRWRRALSDRERGMVEELRRIGGNIQLMAGVLDTWTWYPETEGRYSVQSAYKLIKAPMIENNDPIFSLLWGLGAPSNTCVFIWRMMLDRLATKANLLRRGVISDESAANCVLCLQNTETAYHLFTRCPIAVNLWAKCSRWFGCCSISPGCCRDHLLQYVWPGLSSKQNAAFWMVWFAMTWSL, encoded by the exons ATGGAGTTGGGAAAACTTGAAGGGGTGAAGATAGGCACTTCTGAGGAGGTAGAGGTGGCAGTACTACAGTTTACGGACGATACCTTACTAATGGGGGGTTCATCTTTGCAGAATGTTCTTTCCATGAAAA GTCTAAGACGGGAAATTGGTTGTGGGAACACTGTGCTCTTTTGGAAAAACGAATGGTGTGAAAGTGGATTACTGAAAATTTGCTTCCGCAGACTGTTCCATCTCTCTACTCAAAAGAATTGTACACTGAGGGATATGACTGTATGGGTGGATGGGAGGATGCACTGGGAATTTAGGTGGAGACGAGCTCTGAGTGATCGAGAAAGAGGGATGGTGGAAGAGCTTCGCAGAATCGGTGGAAATATTCAACTGATGGCAGGGGTTCTTGACACTTGGACTTGGTATCCAGAGACTGAAGGAAGATATTCTGTGCAATCCGCATACAAATTGATAAAAGCTCCGATGATTGAGAATAATGACCCGATCTTCAGTTTGCTTTGGGGACTTGGAGCACCATCCAATACCTGTGTATTTATTTGGAGGATGATGTTGGACCGCCTAGCAACAAAAGCAAACCTGCTGAGGAGAGGAGTAATATCAGATGAAAGTGCTGCAAACTGTGTCCTCTGTCTACAGAATACTGAAACAGCATATCATCTTTTCACCCGTTGCCCGATTGCTGTCAATCTATGGGCAAAGTGCTCTCGCTGGTTTGGCTGCTGTTCAATTTCTCCGGGCTGCTGCAGAGACCATCTATTGCAGTATGTTTGGCCTGGCCTCTCCTCCAAACAGAACGCAGCTTTCTGGATGGTGTGGTTTGCAATGACCTGGTCGCTCTGA